Proteins encoded within one genomic window of Deltaproteobacteria bacterium:
- a CDS encoding AsmA family protein, which yields MMMKKILVILGGVLLLLTGAAVAALFLLEPERIIAERKDALAGEVSETLGRKLEVGAIVGSVLPTLSAEVRGVTLGGPEGASEPQLSVGKVVVRIGLWRALTSFGSELEVQAIEIDDVTLRAARDAGGRWDFQDILDRLAAAEAEAPPSAAGEEGPTDLSFLEGARLTHLALRNLEVRIDDAMLGRPLAVEQTSLELSNIQLGAPIEAALRATLVDGESRAPVSVDLRLSELRRDLSFDPLPELSVDLRAGPLALGPWGGLLPADSLAPAEGTLEVRLGVAASAGLKRASLEGELKLAALRLKQGAARGAPLDLTLGFDLAADLEAPRYELRRLEISGGGLEARGGLVAHGLSPAALERSDLSLKLAALEPLLAVLPAGAGLLPPELELAGPVSAAIEADGKTVGVRVDLDAATVGYGEVFHKRAGRPLHLSLAGKLEGERLKIPDLRLAVDEARMKGSLELGTTPGAPMSAALSTGPVSLASLRELLPPVAEGLAGGRKVAGGFELTVQADAVGARQKAHVELTLKELDLDLPELGVKGSGRIVADAAPGETSTALSLNASLDGLALRSRDEAGEVLLDKPAGQPLELVLQARQQEEQADLEKLSATIGRSRIRGSGKVSGLSGPSPTYQIQLSELALAFDDLRRSVPGAAALPPGGRLEGSLRLDGQPDLPKTMRLDFTLASLIWGHSRMQGTLGLTNPEAPDFRCDLKSSYLDVDELLGEEEEAPAEAATPATAGENPHGLDAETRGLLSTVNGQCALSAERARFQGMEMKRFVGRLSVRRGVVTFEALDFELWGGRISAGGTTFDLPAEHTGYTLALKVDDVDLGQALAGRGKLAGSVRGVTDQDVKLKGRGLSAADLGRSATGLVGLETTSLELTSLDVLGAVSAPLLAGMAKAGLGKAKPLALSTGGSGGTILREVKTALAFDAGKFTLQKKLRSPTRFGAMELEGGGSLKNEVDLRGTALIDPEIVNRAVGRQVVTEAVPVPLKIGGTWDRPKITGVEVGPLLKKVALGAGAAALGAAAPGLDDKARDAKAELDARKRAAQEEARQQAEAARQRAQQAREKAEADAKAKAAKLEAEARARKAEAEKKLKEEAEKKKKEAAQKAKKLLGF from the coding sequence ATGATGATGAAGAAGATCCTCGTGATCCTCGGAGGGGTCCTGCTCCTCCTGACCGGCGCCGCCGTGGCCGCGCTCTTCCTCCTCGAGCCCGAGCGGATCATCGCCGAGCGAAAGGACGCGCTGGCCGGCGAGGTCTCCGAGACCCTCGGCCGCAAGCTCGAGGTCGGCGCCATCGTGGGCTCGGTCCTCCCCACCCTCTCCGCCGAGGTGCGCGGCGTGACCCTCGGCGGCCCGGAGGGCGCGAGCGAGCCCCAGCTCTCGGTGGGCAAGGTGGTGGTCCGCATCGGGCTGTGGCGGGCGCTGACCTCCTTCGGCTCCGAGCTCGAGGTGCAGGCGATCGAGATCGACGACGTGACCCTGCGGGCCGCCCGCGACGCCGGGGGCCGCTGGGACTTCCAGGACATCCTCGATCGTCTGGCCGCCGCCGAGGCCGAGGCGCCGCCGTCCGCCGCCGGGGAGGAGGGTCCCACCGACCTCTCCTTCCTGGAGGGGGCGCGGCTCACCCACCTCGCGCTGCGGAACCTCGAGGTGAGGATCGACGACGCGATGCTCGGCCGCCCCCTCGCCGTCGAGCAGACCTCGCTGGAGCTCTCCAACATCCAGCTCGGCGCCCCCATCGAGGCGGCCCTGCGCGCCACCCTGGTGGACGGCGAGAGCCGCGCGCCGGTGTCGGTCGACCTGCGCCTCTCCGAGCTGCGCCGGGACCTCTCCTTCGATCCCCTCCCCGAGCTCTCGGTGGATCTGCGGGCGGGGCCCCTGGCCCTCGGCCCCTGGGGCGGCCTCCTCCCGGCGGACAGCCTGGCGCCGGCCGAGGGCACCCTGGAGGTGCGCCTGGGCGTGGCGGCGAGCGCGGGGCTGAAGCGCGCCTCGCTGGAGGGCGAGCTGAAGCTCGCCGCGCTGCGGCTGAAGCAAGGCGCGGCCCGGGGCGCGCCCCTCGATCTGACCCTGGGCTTCGACCTCGCGGCCGATCTGGAGGCGCCGCGCTACGAGCTCCGCCGGCTGGAGATCTCCGGCGGCGGCCTGGAGGCCCGCGGCGGGCTCGTGGCCCACGGGCTCTCCCCCGCCGCCCTGGAGCGCTCCGACCTCTCCCTGAAGCTCGCCGCCCTGGAGCCCCTGCTGGCCGTCCTGCCCGCGGGCGCCGGCCTGCTCCCCCCCGAGCTCGAGCTCGCCGGACCGGTCTCCGCCGCCATCGAGGCCGACGGCAAGACGGTCGGCGTGCGGGTCGACCTCGACGCGGCCACGGTGGGCTACGGCGAGGTCTTCCACAAGCGGGCGGGCCGCCCCCTCCACCTCTCCCTCGCGGGCAAGCTCGAGGGTGAGCGGCTGAAGATCCCCGATCTGCGCCTGGCCGTGGACGAGGCCCGGATGAAGGGGAGCCTCGAGCTGGGCACCACCCCCGGGGCGCCGATGAGCGCCGCCCTCTCCACCGGCCCGGTGAGCCTGGCCTCCCTGCGCGAGCTCCTGCCCCCGGTGGCCGAGGGGCTCGCCGGCGGGCGCAAGGTCGCCGGCGGCTTCGAGCTGACGGTGCAGGCCGACGCGGTGGGCGCCCGGCAGAAGGCCCACGTGGAGCTGACCTTGAAGGAGCTGGATCTCGATCTGCCCGAGCTCGGCGTGAAGGGCAGCGGCCGGATCGTGGCCGACGCCGCGCCGGGGGAGACGAGCACCGCCCTCTCCCTGAACGCCTCCCTGGACGGCCTCGCGCTGCGCAGCCGGGACGAGGCGGGCGAGGTGCTGCTCGACAAGCCCGCCGGGCAGCCCCTGGAGCTCGTCCTCCAGGCCCGGCAGCAGGAGGAGCAGGCCGACCTGGAGAAGCTCAGCGCGACCATCGGCCGCTCCCGGATCCGCGGCAGCGGCAAGGTGAGCGGGCTCTCGGGGCCGTCGCCCACCTACCAGATCCAGCTCTCGGAGCTGGCGCTCGCCTTCGACGACCTGCGCCGCTCGGTGCCCGGCGCGGCGGCCCTGCCTCCGGGCGGACGGCTGGAGGGCAGCCTGCGCCTCGACGGCCAGCCGGACCTCCCGAAGACGATGCGGCTGGACTTCACGCTGGCGAGCCTGATCTGGGGGCACAGCCGGATGCAGGGCACCCTGGGCCTCACCAACCCCGAGGCTCCGGACTTCCGCTGCGACCTGAAGAGCAGCTACCTCGACGTGGACGAGCTCCTCGGTGAGGAGGAGGAGGCCCCGGCCGAGGCGGCGACCCCGGCGACGGCCGGCGAGAACCCCCACGGCCTGGACGCCGAGACCCGGGGGCTGCTCTCGACGGTCAACGGCCAGTGCGCCCTCTCGGCCGAGCGGGCCCGCTTCCAGGGGATGGAGATGAAGCGCTTCGTGGGCCGCCTGAGCGTGCGCCGGGGCGTGGTCACCTTCGAGGCGCTGGACTTCGAGCTCTGGGGCGGCCGCATCTCGGCCGGCGGGACCACCTTCGATCTGCCCGCCGAGCACACCGGCTACACCCTGGCCCTGAAGGTCGACGACGTGGACCTGGGGCAGGCCCTGGCCGGCCGCGGCAAGCTCGCCGGCAGCGTCCGCGGCGTCACCGACCAGGACGTGAAGCTGAAGGGCCGCGGGCTCTCGGCCGCCGACCTCGGCCGCAGCGCGACGGGCCTGGTGGGGCTGGAGACCACCAGCCTGGAGCTCACCTCCCTCGACGTGCTGGGGGCGGTCTCGGCGCCACTGCTGGCCGGGATGGCGAAGGCGGGCCTCGGCAAGGCGAAGCCCCTCGCCCTCTCCACCGGCGGCTCGGGCGGGACGATCCTGCGCGAGGTGAAGACGGCCCTGGCCTTCGACGCCGGCAAGTTCACCCTGCAGAAGAAGCTGCGCTCCCCCACCCGCTTCGGGGCGATGGAGCTGGAGGGAGGCGGGAGTCTGAAGAACGAGGTCGACCTGCGAGGGACCGCGCTCATCGATCCCGAGATCGTGAACCGGGCGGTCGGCCGTCAGGTCGTCACCGAGGCGGTGCCGGTGCCCCTGAAGATCGGCGGCACCTGGGACCGGCCGAAGATCACCGGGGTCGAGGTCGGACCGCTCCTGAAGAAGGTGGCGCTCGGCGCTGGCGCCGCGGCCCTCGGGGCGGCCGCGCCGGGCCTCGACGACAAGGCGCGCGACGCGAAGGCCGAGCTGGACGCCCGCAAGCGGGCCGCCCAGGAGGAGGCCCGGCAACAGGCCGAGGCCGCCCGCCAGCGCGCCCAGCAGGCCCGGGAGAAGGCGGAGGCCGACGCCAAGGCGAAGGCCGCGAAGCTCGAGGCCGAGGCCCGGGCCCGCAAGGCCGAGGCCGAGAAGAAGCTGAAGGAAGAGGCCGAGAAGAAGAAGAAAGAGGCCGCCCAGAAGGCCAAGAAGCTCCTGGGCTTCTAG
- the cglD gene encoding adventurous gliding motility lipoprotein CglD, with product MRTLDRPLKSLIDLSVTLVLCLALLPGCSGCDTADSGDGGGADATSDGGGSDGGVGDGGGDGGSDGGPIRPVRPPPNINDPQNDTKDTDCDGLTDAEEFSRTYGGGAQTDPNDWDTDGDGIADGVELGRTSTPDPECAGYFTPDEDPATTTDPLDPDSDGDGLSDGLEDRNWNGRRDATETDPRNSDSDGDTLSDGCEDRNGTGVVDPGETDPTVRDTDGDGVPDGIEDTNGNCSVDVGEMNPTVADTDGDGLTDGQEDRNANGRVDPGESNPLVPDTDSDGDGISDTTELNVTGTDPGNPDTDGDGLLDGQEDLNQNGQVNLGETSALHADTDCDGLLDGQEDANHNGQVDPGETDPTNFDTDGDGLSDGLESGATVNTDPARCTNFVPDADPGTTTNPLNPDSDGDGVMDGAEDRNGNGRVDPAAGGLPAELDPNNGGDVSPTIAAACATQNLVPVLQHFAVTGDLNLATLTAYTSTRTLTAGGDDVGLMVWDPAQQIGAVVLSRAPAGADVNADLTAARQAFAGTGGESNVISQPFTTWDGYPAIRGTLSWGAGGDAWGAMDGWAQAVRGGLSGLWGTNAGVTGPYNVSFELARRSANRSVYVMSFARTAAATEATRIARDDLANGSPVAQIGDVIDVQCDTFLTVPPQPVDFLYVIDNSCSMSQEQAALSDAAAATVNQLQNSTLDWRIGVIYTDYYTTSSFAGFTTNLATFQSRTTPGTGGNANERGLESAQDFMLGTHASQIRSNARLVVVILSDEDEQSTGVTTTAENNFISFFQGRATLVNGLLCRPGFSQTNCGNQSDSYERVITSLGGVLSHIQELANIGPTVSAIITAAGGATSPYTLSEAPISATLKVALEKANGSVVTVPRSRIDGFDYDGNSRSVQLYGAYRPDGVDLDLAVSYRYWSDRSPLPDGQQPCGGQCVSPLVCNPVTDLCECPPDCGVASPGAGFTCDPIACQWTCPGDCGGTCSGNESCNVGTCGCECSPNMSCGSGTTFDAAACDCVCDPLQFDCGGTYQFDMAACACVCPADCNGVCGANETCNASRCACVPNEIP from the coding sequence ATGCGTACGCTGGATCGCCCGCTGAAGTCCCTGATCGATCTCTCCGTGACCCTCGTGCTCTGCCTGGCCCTCCTGCCGGGCTGCTCGGGCTGCGACACCGCCGACTCCGGTGACGGGGGCGGCGCCGACGCCACGAGCGACGGCGGCGGCAGCGACGGCGGCGTCGGCGACGGGGGCGGGGACGGCGGCAGCGACGGCGGTCCGATCCGGCCGGTGCGCCCGCCGCCGAACATCAACGATCCTCAGAACGACACCAAGGACACCGACTGCGACGGCCTCACCGACGCCGAGGAGTTCTCGCGCACCTACGGCGGCGGCGCCCAGACCGATCCCAACGACTGGGACACCGACGGCGACGGGATCGCCGACGGCGTCGAGCTCGGCCGCACCAGCACCCCCGACCCCGAGTGCGCGGGCTACTTCACCCCGGACGAGGACCCGGCGACCACCACCGATCCCCTCGACCCCGACTCGGACGGCGACGGCCTCTCCGACGGCCTCGAGGACCGCAACTGGAACGGCCGGCGTGACGCCACCGAGACCGACCCGCGCAACTCCGACAGCGACGGCGACACCCTCTCCGACGGCTGCGAGGACCGCAACGGCACCGGCGTGGTCGATCCCGGCGAGACCGACCCGACGGTGCGCGACACCGACGGCGACGGGGTCCCCGACGGCATCGAGGACACCAACGGCAACTGCAGCGTCGATGTCGGCGAGATGAACCCGACGGTGGCCGACACCGACGGGGACGGCCTCACCGATGGCCAGGAGGACCGCAACGCCAACGGCCGGGTCGACCCCGGCGAGAGCAACCCCCTCGTCCCCGACACCGACTCCGACGGCGACGGCATCAGCGACACCACCGAGCTGAACGTCACCGGCACCGATCCGGGCAACCCCGACACCGACGGCGACGGCCTCCTCGACGGCCAGGAGGACCTCAACCAGAACGGGCAGGTGAACCTGGGCGAGACCTCCGCCCTCCACGCCGACACCGACTGCGACGGCCTCCTCGACGGCCAGGAGGACGCCAACCACAACGGACAGGTGGACCCCGGCGAGACCGACCCGACGAACTTCGACACCGACGGTGACGGCCTCTCCGACGGCCTCGAGTCGGGGGCGACGGTGAACACCGATCCGGCCCGCTGCACCAACTTCGTGCCCGACGCCGATCCCGGCACGACGACCAACCCCCTGAACCCGGACTCCGACGGCGACGGCGTGATGGACGGCGCCGAGGACCGCAACGGCAACGGCCGCGTGGATCCGGCCGCCGGCGGCCTGCCCGCCGAGCTCGACCCCAACAACGGCGGCGACGTCAGCCCGACGATCGCGGCGGCCTGCGCCACCCAGAACCTGGTGCCGGTGCTCCAGCACTTCGCGGTCACCGGTGACCTGAACCTCGCCACCCTCACCGCCTACACCTCCACCCGCACCCTCACCGCCGGCGGCGACGACGTCGGCCTGATGGTCTGGGATCCCGCCCAGCAGATCGGCGCGGTGGTCCTCTCCCGCGCCCCCGCGGGCGCCGACGTGAACGCCGATCTCACCGCCGCCCGCCAGGCCTTCGCCGGCACCGGCGGCGAGTCCAACGTGATCTCCCAGCCCTTCACCACCTGGGATGGCTACCCGGCCATCCGGGGCACCCTCTCCTGGGGCGCCGGCGGCGACGCCTGGGGAGCGATGGACGGCTGGGCCCAGGCGGTGCGCGGCGGCCTCTCCGGCCTCTGGGGCACCAACGCCGGCGTCACCGGCCCCTACAACGTGAGCTTCGAGCTGGCGCGCCGCTCGGCCAACCGGTCGGTCTACGTGATGTCCTTCGCCCGCACCGCCGCGGCCACCGAGGCCACCCGCATCGCGCGGGACGACCTGGCCAACGGCTCGCCGGTGGCGCAGATCGGCGACGTCATCGACGTGCAGTGCGACACCTTCCTCACCGTGCCACCGCAGCCGGTCGACTTCCTCTACGTCATCGACAACTCCTGCTCGATGAGCCAGGAGCAGGCGGCCCTCTCCGACGCCGCCGCGGCGACCGTCAACCAGCTGCAGAACAGCACCCTCGACTGGCGGATCGGCGTCATCTACACCGACTACTACACGACGAGCTCCTTCGCGGGCTTCACCACGAACCTGGCCACCTTCCAGAGCCGGACCACGCCGGGCACCGGCGGCAACGCGAACGAGCGCGGCCTGGAGAGCGCCCAGGACTTCATGCTCGGCACCCACGCCTCGCAGATCCGCTCGAACGCGCGCCTGGTCGTCGTGATCCTCTCGGACGAGGACGAGCAGAGCACCGGCGTGACCACCACCGCCGAGAACAACTTCATCAGCTTCTTCCAGGGCCGGGCGACCCTGGTGAACGGCCTGCTCTGCCGACCGGGCTTCAGCCAGACCAACTGCGGCAACCAGAGCGACTCCTACGAGCGCGTGATCACGTCCCTGGGCGGGGTGCTCTCCCACATCCAGGAGCTGGCCAACATCGGCCCGACGGTCTCGGCGATCATCACCGCCGCCGGCGGCGCGACCAGCCCCTACACCCTCTCCGAGGCGCCGATCTCCGCCACCCTCAAGGTCGCCCTGGAGAAGGCCAACGGCAGCGTGGTCACCGTGCCCCGCTCGCGGATCGACGGCTTCGACTACGACGGCAACTCGCGCTCGGTGCAGCTCTATGGCGCCTACCGTCCCGACGGCGTCGATCTGGATCTGGCGGTGAGCTACCGCTACTGGTCCGACCGCTCGCCCCTGCCCGACGGCCAGCAGCCCTGCGGCGGCCAGTGCGTCTCGCCCCTGGTCTGCAACCCGGTGACCGACCTCTGCGAGTGCCCGCCCGACTGCGGCGTGGCCTCCCCGGGCGCCGGCTTCACCTGCGATCCCATCGCCTGCCAGTGGACCTGCCCGGGCGACTGCGGCGGCACCTGCTCGGGCAACGAGAGCTGCAACGTCGGCACCTGCGGCTGTGAGTGCAGCCCCAACATGAGCTGCGGCTCCGGGACCACCTTCGACGCGGCGGCCTGCGACTGCGTCTGCGATCCCCTGCAGTTCGACTGCGGCGGCACCTATCAGTTCGACATGGCGGCCTGCGCCTGCGTCTGCCCGGCGGACTGCAACGGCGTCTGCGGTGCCAACGAGACCTGCAACGCCTCGCGCTGCGCCTGCGTGCCCAACGAGATCCCCTAG
- a CDS encoding glycosyltransferase family 39 protein, giving the protein MSLLKRWWPQLVALALLLGTVGVLLQSSQTVGIPRDESVYFDAGKRHADWLDTLWREGLSAFGDEALVRHFQINREHPALPKILFGLSHRWLTEGLGVADHLTGFRVPAFFFAGLLVALTFLFGRRERSTFAGLFAALAMLVVPRQFFHYNLACFDAPATTTWLLTVFVYRWAQEAPRSWRRGVLAGLAFGLAIAVKHNAYFLPPLLVLHWLWDQGPAWWRSGGWQARWQGLPRSFFGFALIGPLFLYLSWPFLWHHPFERFGWYLGFHAHHEHYPWAYLGEVLREPPFPLLYPFVLTGLTVPLSLLLASGAGLAALLARRITPVVQRLRGAGAQQADEAEREAASRRRSSDLLLLLLALFPMVLIGLPSVPIFGGVKHWMHAMPFLFLLGGEAIETLVKGALPAGAPPLRRYLRLAFVAGAVLLPGALATAHFHPVGTQAYNEVAGGAPGAAGLGMQRHFWSHAVRGLLPWVNEHAPPGARIYFHEVRHESYRWYREAGLLRSDLRFAHDVAGSNLAIYQVHAEFRDREFEIWSEYGTTRPVAGLETAGVPLLVVYQRPGAERR; this is encoded by the coding sequence GTGAGCCTCCTGAAGCGCTGGTGGCCCCAGCTCGTGGCCCTCGCCCTCCTCCTGGGCACGGTGGGGGTGCTGCTCCAGAGCAGCCAGACGGTCGGCATCCCCCGGGACGAGAGCGTCTACTTCGACGCCGGAAAGCGTCACGCCGACTGGCTGGACACGCTCTGGCGCGAGGGCCTCTCGGCCTTCGGCGACGAGGCGCTGGTCCGCCACTTCCAGATCAACCGGGAGCACCCGGCGCTGCCCAAGATCCTCTTCGGGCTCTCCCACCGCTGGCTCACCGAGGGGCTGGGCGTCGCGGATCACCTGACGGGCTTCCGCGTCCCGGCCTTCTTCTTCGCCGGCCTGCTCGTCGCCCTGACCTTCCTCTTCGGCCGGCGCGAGCGCAGCACCTTCGCCGGCCTCTTCGCCGCCCTGGCGATGCTGGTCGTCCCCCGCCAGTTCTTCCACTACAACCTCGCCTGCTTCGACGCCCCGGCCACCACCACCTGGCTGCTCACGGTCTTCGTCTACCGCTGGGCCCAGGAGGCGCCGCGCTCCTGGCGCAGGGGGGTGCTCGCGGGCCTGGCCTTCGGCCTGGCCATCGCGGTGAAGCACAACGCCTACTTCCTGCCCCCCCTGCTGGTGCTCCACTGGCTCTGGGATCAGGGCCCGGCCTGGTGGCGCTCGGGGGGCTGGCAGGCCCGCTGGCAGGGGCTGCCGAGGTCCTTCTTCGGCTTCGCCCTGATCGGGCCGCTCTTCCTCTACCTCTCCTGGCCCTTCCTCTGGCACCACCCCTTCGAGCGCTTCGGCTGGTACCTCGGCTTCCACGCCCACCACGAGCACTACCCCTGGGCCTACCTGGGCGAGGTGCTGCGCGAGCCCCCCTTCCCCCTCCTCTATCCCTTCGTGCTCACCGGGCTCACCGTGCCGCTCTCCCTGCTGCTCGCCTCGGGGGCCGGCCTGGCCGCGCTCCTCGCCCGCAGGATCACGCCGGTGGTGCAGCGCCTCCGCGGCGCCGGGGCCCAGCAGGCGGACGAGGCCGAGCGCGAGGCCGCGTCGCGGCGGCGCTCGAGCGATCTGCTCCTCCTGCTCCTCGCGCTCTTCCCGATGGTCCTCATCGGCCTGCCCTCGGTGCCGATCTTCGGGGGGGTGAAGCACTGGATGCACGCCATGCCCTTCCTCTTCCTCCTGGGCGGCGAGGCCATCGAGACCCTCGTGAAGGGCGCCCTGCCCGCCGGCGCCCCACCCCTGCGCCGCTACCTGCGCCTGGCCTTCGTCGCCGGCGCGGTCCTCCTCCCGGGGGCCCTGGCCACCGCGCACTTTCACCCGGTCGGCACCCAGGCCTACAACGAGGTCGCCGGAGGGGCGCCCGGCGCGGCCGGCCTGGGGATGCAGCGGCACTTCTGGAGCCACGCCGTGCGCGGCCTCCTGCCCTGGGTGAACGAGCACGCGCCGCCGGGGGCCCGGATCTACTTCCACGAGGTCCGCCACGAGAGCTACCGCTGGTACCGGGAGGCGGGCCTCCTGCGCAGCGATCTGCGCTTCGCCCACGACGTGGCCGGCTCGAACCTGGCCATCTACCAGGTGCACGCCGAGTTCCGGGATCGCGAGTTCGAGATCTGGTCCGAGTACGGCACGACCCGCCCGGTCGCCGGCCTGGAGACGGCGGGGGTGCCCCTCCTGGTCGTCTATCAGCGCCCCGGCGCCGAGAGACGGTAA
- a CDS encoding CarD family transcriptional regulator: MELKEGTRVVYPSQGICEVEGIEALEIGGIRTSFVRLRRIYDQATVRVPEARASAVGIRPIATEEQAIAALHHLRDSDDDPDMNWKTRQRRHQQVLAEGSLFGLAEMLRELFWVSQIRPLPARERDGYDQVRRLLIEELGHVLSLPPVAVEDQLDLALLPPEGRAFRDPDDLVANDFDELERLLAAVAATPKKAAKKASKKKTPEKAAAKTASKKTAKKATKKAATKKTAKKTAKKTAAKKATKKATKKTAKKTTKKAAKKGGKR, encoded by the coding sequence TTGGAACTGAAAGAAGGCACCAGGGTCGTCTACCCGAGCCAGGGAATCTGCGAGGTCGAGGGCATCGAGGCCCTCGAGATCGGCGGCATTCGCACCAGCTTCGTGCGCCTCCGGCGCATCTACGACCAGGCGACGGTGCGGGTCCCCGAGGCCAGGGCCAGCGCGGTCGGCATCCGGCCGATCGCCACCGAGGAGCAGGCCATCGCCGCCCTCCACCACCTGCGGGACTCGGACGACGACCCCGACATGAACTGGAAGACCCGGCAGCGCCGCCACCAGCAGGTGCTCGCCGAGGGCAGCCTCTTCGGGCTGGCCGAGATGCTCCGGGAGCTCTTCTGGGTCTCGCAGATCCGCCCCCTCCCCGCCCGCGAGCGCGACGGCTACGACCAGGTGCGCCGCCTCCTCATCGAGGAGCTCGGCCACGTCCTCTCCCTGCCGCCGGTGGCGGTCGAGGATCAGCTCGACCTCGCGCTCCTCCCCCCCGAAGGCCGCGCCTTCCGGGATCCCGACGACCTCGTGGCCAACGACTTCGACGAGCTCGAGCGGCTGTTGGCCGCGGTGGCCGCCACCCCGAAGAAGGCCGCCAAGAAGGCGAGCAAGAAGAAGACCCCCGAGAAGGCCGCCGCGAAGACGGCGTCCAAGAAGACCGCGAAGAAGGCGACGAAGAAGGCCGCGACGAAGAAGACCGCCAAGAAGACGGCGAAGAAGACCGCGGCGAAGAAGGCCACCAAGAAGGCGACGAAGAAGACCGCCAAGAAGACGACCAAGAAGGCCGCCAAGAAGGGCGGGAAGCGATGA